One segment of Pangasianodon hypophthalmus isolate fPanHyp1 chromosome 10, fPanHyp1.pri, whole genome shotgun sequence DNA contains the following:
- the zmpste24 gene encoding CAAX prenyl protease 1 homolog — protein MLAEILDLPPEDKIFYAVLVFSWTVYLWEAYLSSRQRRIYSSAMHVPAELGKIMDAETFEKSRLYQLDKSNFGFWSGLYSETEGTLILLFGGIPFLWKISGSLTGRFGLGPEYEISQSLVFLMLATLFSAITGLPWSLYSTFVIEEKHGFNQQTLGFFLKDALKKFVVTQCILLPVTSLLLYIIKIGGDYFFIYAWLFTLIVSLVLVTIYADYIAPLFDKFTPLPEGELKTDIESMAKSINFPLTKIYVVEGSKRSSHSNAYFYGFFKNKRIVLFDTLLEDYSPLNKKNDGESTDQDKNEETEDETKLQPKHKKQGCSNPEVLAVLGHELGHWKLGHTVKHIIISQLNSFLCFFLFAALIGRKELFMAFGFHNSQPTLIGLLIIFQFIFSPYNELLTFCLTVLSRRFEFQADAFARAMGRSTELCSALIKLNKDNLGFPVADWLFSMWHYSHPPLLERLRAIKDTKKQD, from the exons ATGCTGGCAGAAATCCTCGACCTTCCTCCTGAGGACAAGATATTTTACGCCGTCTTGGTGTTTTCGTGGACGGTTTATCTTTGGGAGGCCTACCTCTCCTCCAGACAG AGGAGGATCTACAGCTCCGCCATGCACGTGCCCGCTGAGCTGGGGAAGATTATGGACGCCGAGACGTTTGAGAAGTCACGCCTCTACCAGCTGGACAAGAGCAACTTCGGTTTCTGGTCAGGACTTTACTCTGAGACCGAGGGAACG ctcATCCTGCTGTTTGGAGGCATCCCGTTCCTGTGGAAGATCTCGGGAAGCCTGACCGGTCGCTTCGGCCTCGGCCCGGAGTATGAG ATCTCCCAGTCGCTGGTCTTCTTGATGCTAGCAACGTTATTCAGCGCCATCACGGGTCTGCCGTGGAGTCTCTACAGCACGTTCGTCATCGAGGAGAAGCACGGCTTTAACCAGCAG aCTTTAGGCTTCTTCCTGAAAGATGCTCTGAAGAAGTTTGTGGTGACTCAGTGTATTCTGCTGCCCGTGACCTCTCTGCTCCTCTACATCATAAAGATCGGCGGAGATTATTTCTTCATCTACGCCTGGCTCTTCACACTCATCGTCTCTCTG GTTCTGGTGACCATCTACGCCGACTACATCGCGCCGCTGTTTGATAAGTTCACCCCGCTGCCAGAAGGAGAGCTGAAGACTGACATCGAAAGCATGGCCAAGTCCATCAACTTCCCGCTCACCAAGATCTATGTGGTAGAAG GATCTAAAAGATCCTCGCACAGCAACGCCTACTTCTACGGTTTCTTCAAGAACAAGCGCATTGTGCTGTTCGACACGCTGCTGGAAGATTACTCACctctaaacaagaaaaatgATGGAGAGTCCACCGATCAGGACAAGAACGAGGAGACAGAAGATGAGACCAAGCTCCAACCTAAG CACAAGAAGCAAGGCTGCAGTAACCCAGAGGTTCTGGCGGTTCTTGGCCATGAACTGGGACACTGGAAACTGGGCCACACAGTGAAGCACATCATCATTAGCCAG CTGAACTCATTCCTCTGCTTTTTCCTGTTCGCtgctctgattggtcggaaagaGCTCTTCATGGCCTTCGGCTTCCACAACAGCCAGCCGACTCTCATTGGGCTGCTGATCATCTTCCAGTTCATCTTCTCCCCATACAATGAG CTCCTGACGTTCTGCCTGACTGTGCTGAGTCGCAGGTTCGAGTTCCAGGCAGACGCGTTCGCGCGAGCCATGGGCCGATCGACTGAGCTCTGCTCGGCCCTCATCAAGCTAAACAAGGACAACTTGGGCTTTCCTGTTGCTGATTGGCTCTTCTCAATGTGGCACTATTCCCACCCTCCACTGCTGGAGCGACTCAGGGCCATCAAGGACACAAAGAAACAAGACTGA
- the LOC113545090 gene encoding ATPase inhibitor B, mitochondrial, with the protein MWRFFKPSLRNIFTTHLRMSSEQLGELGKGAGKGGGGGGAVREAGGAFGKRQAAEEEMYFKKKEREQIAGLRQHHQEEINHHQKEIERLQEEISRHEGKIRQLKKHD; encoded by the exons ATGTGGAGGTTTTTCAAGCCGAGCCTGAGGAACATCTTTACCACACACCTCAGGATGTCGTCTGAACAG CTGGGAGAGTTGGGGAAAGGTGCAGggaagggaggaggaggaggcggcgCAGTCAGGGAGGCAGGAGGAGCGTTTGGAAAGAGGCAGGCCGCCGAGGAAGAGATGTATTTCAA GAAGAAGGAGCGGGAGCAGATAGCTGGTCTTAGACAACATCATCAGGAAGAAATCAATCACCACCAGAAGGAGATTGAGCGTCTTCAAGAAGAGATCAGCCGCCACGAGGGCAAAATTCGCCAATTAAAAAAGCATGACTGA